One part of the Mya arenaria isolate MELC-2E11 chromosome 3, ASM2691426v1 genome encodes these proteins:
- the LOC128228227 gene encoding palmitoyltransferase ZDHHC15B-like isoform X7, whose protein sequence is MAPSILRICCSAVRWTPVVFISAIVVWSYYAYVVQMCFLTVESIAERVIYLLLYHPLLVLFVWSYAKTIFTPVGVVPKKFFLPDHIADRLMRENETEQKNILIEFARNSNLPVQNRTHSGAPRYCEKCKCIKPDRCHHCSMCGTCVLKMDHHCPWVNNCVGFTTYKFFVMFLGYGLVYCIYVALTSLKYFISFWSGGVGSNMGKFHVLFLFFVAVMFAISLVSLFGYHCYLTAKNRSTLESFRSPIFQSGPDKNGFSLGKFNNFIEIFGENKKLWFIPVFTGAGDGVTFPTRTVDLDSDGLLADRQRWMEEGDLDTHINNGYGSNRYLSHDSL, encoded by the exons GAATCTGTTGTTCCGCCGTCAGATGGACTCCTGTAGTGTTTATATCTGCCATAGTAGTGTGGTCCTACTATGCTTATGTTGTCCAAATGTGTTTCT TGACAGTTGAAAGCATAGCAGAAAGAG TGATCTACTTGCTGCTATACCATCCATTACTGGTGCTGTTTGTCTGGTCATACGCCAAAACCATCTTCACCCCTGTTGGAGTAGTACCAAAGAAG TTTTTCCTGCCAGACCACATTGCAGACAGATTGATGAGGGAAAACGAAACAGAGCAGAAAAACATACTGATAGAGTTTGCAAGGAATAGTAACTTGCCAGTCCAAAATAGAACACATTCAGGGG cgCCACGTTACTGTGAGAAGTGTAAGTGTATCAAGCCTGACCGCTGCCACCACTGTTCCATGTGCGGTACCTGTGTCCTCAAGATGGATCACCATTGTCCTTG ggTGAATAACTGTGTTGGATTTACCACCTACAAGTTTTTTGTGATGTTCCTAGGCTATGGGCTTGTCTACTGTATATATGTAGCTTTAACATCATTGAAATACTTCATCTCATTTTGGTCT GGTGGGGTAGGTAGCAACATGGGCAAGTTCCACGTGCTATTCCTGTTCTTCGTGGCCGTCATGTTTGCCATCAGTTTGGTGTCCCTATTCGGCTACCACTGCTACCTTACAGCCAAAAATAGATCAACACTag AATCGTTTAGATCCCCAATATTCCAGTCGGGCCCAGACAAAAATGGCTTCAGCCTGGGCAAATTCAACAACTTTATAGAAATATTTGGGGAGAATAAGAAGTTGTGGTTTATTCCCGTTTTTACAGG tgCTGGTGATGGTGTTACATTCCCAACACGGACCGTGGATCTGGACTCCGATGGCCTGCTGGCGGACAGACAGCGCTGGATGGAGGAGGGGGACCTAGACACACATATCAACAACG GTTACGGCTCAAACAGATACTTGTCCCATGATAGCTTATGA
- the LOC128228227 gene encoding palmitoyltransferase ZDHHC15B-like isoform X4: MAPSILRICCSAVRWTPVVFISAIVVWSYYAYVVQMCFLTVESIAERVIYLLLYHPLLVLFVWSYAKTIFTPVGVVPKKFFLPDHIADRLMRENETEQKNILIEFARNSNLPVQNRTHSGAPRYCEKCKCIKPDRCHHCSMCGTCVLKMDHHCPWVNNCVGFTTYKFFVMFLGYGLVYCIYVALTSLKYFISFWSGGVGSNMGKFHVLFLFFVAVMFAISLVSLFGYHCYLTAKNRSTLESFRSPIFQSGPDKNGFSLGKFNNFIEIFGENKKLWFIPVFTGEGDGVSFQTSPANASSSSSYQTMGTTTPSTIPSAGDGVTFPTRTVDLDSDGLLADRQRWMEEGDLDTHINNGYGSNRYLSHDSL, encoded by the exons GAATCTGTTGTTCCGCCGTCAGATGGACTCCTGTAGTGTTTATATCTGCCATAGTAGTGTGGTCCTACTATGCTTATGTTGTCCAAATGTGTTTCT TGACAGTTGAAAGCATAGCAGAAAGAG TGATCTACTTGCTGCTATACCATCCATTACTGGTGCTGTTTGTCTGGTCATACGCCAAAACCATCTTCACCCCTGTTGGAGTAGTACCAAAGAAG TTTTTCCTGCCAGACCACATTGCAGACAGATTGATGAGGGAAAACGAAACAGAGCAGAAAAACATACTGATAGAGTTTGCAAGGAATAGTAACTTGCCAGTCCAAAATAGAACACATTCAGGGG cgCCACGTTACTGTGAGAAGTGTAAGTGTATCAAGCCTGACCGCTGCCACCACTGTTCCATGTGCGGTACCTGTGTCCTCAAGATGGATCACCATTGTCCTTG ggTGAATAACTGTGTTGGATTTACCACCTACAAGTTTTTTGTGATGTTCCTAGGCTATGGGCTTGTCTACTGTATATATGTAGCTTTAACATCATTGAAATACTTCATCTCATTTTGGTCT GGTGGGGTAGGTAGCAACATGGGCAAGTTCCACGTGCTATTCCTGTTCTTCGTGGCCGTCATGTTTGCCATCAGTTTGGTGTCCCTATTCGGCTACCACTGCTACCTTACAGCCAAAAATAGATCAACACTag AATCGTTTAGATCCCCAATATTCCAGTCGGGCCCAGACAAAAATGGCTTCAGCCTGGGCAAATTCAACAACTTTATAGAAATATTTGGGGAGAATAAGAAGTTGTGGTTTATTCCCGTTTTTACAGG TGAGGGCGATGGGGTGAGCTTCCAAACAAGCCCGGCTAACGCTAGCTCCTCGAGCTCTTATCAAACCATGGGCACCACCACACCATCCACAATTCCAAG tgCTGGTGATGGTGTTACATTCCCAACACGGACCGTGGATCTGGACTCCGATGGCCTGCTGGCGGACAGACAGCGCTGGATGGAGGAGGGGGACCTAGACACACATATCAACAACG GTTACGGCTCAAACAGATACTTGTCCCATGATAGCTTATGA
- the LOC128228227 gene encoding palmitoyltransferase ZDHHC15B-like isoform X2: MAPSILRICCSAVRWTPVVFISAIVVWSYYAYVVQMCFLTVESIAERVIYLLLYHPLLVLFVWSYAKTIFTPVGVVPKKFFLPDHIADRLMRENETEQKNILIEFARNSNLPVQNRTHSGAPRYCEKCKCIKPDRCHHCSMCGTCVLKMDHHCPWVNNCVGFTTYKFFVMFLGYGLVYCIYVALTSLKYFISFWSGGVGSNMGKFHVLFLFFVAVMFAISLVSLFGYHCYLTAKNRSTLESFRSPIFQSGPDKNGFSLGKFNNFIEIFGENKKLWFIPVFTGEGDGVSFQTSPANASSSSSYQTMGTTTPSTIPSAGDGVTFPTRTVDLDSDGLLADRQRWMEEGDLDTHINNGTPTNPSNGYGSNRYLSHDSL; this comes from the exons GAATCTGTTGTTCCGCCGTCAGATGGACTCCTGTAGTGTTTATATCTGCCATAGTAGTGTGGTCCTACTATGCTTATGTTGTCCAAATGTGTTTCT TGACAGTTGAAAGCATAGCAGAAAGAG TGATCTACTTGCTGCTATACCATCCATTACTGGTGCTGTTTGTCTGGTCATACGCCAAAACCATCTTCACCCCTGTTGGAGTAGTACCAAAGAAG TTTTTCCTGCCAGACCACATTGCAGACAGATTGATGAGGGAAAACGAAACAGAGCAGAAAAACATACTGATAGAGTTTGCAAGGAATAGTAACTTGCCAGTCCAAAATAGAACACATTCAGGGG cgCCACGTTACTGTGAGAAGTGTAAGTGTATCAAGCCTGACCGCTGCCACCACTGTTCCATGTGCGGTACCTGTGTCCTCAAGATGGATCACCATTGTCCTTG ggTGAATAACTGTGTTGGATTTACCACCTACAAGTTTTTTGTGATGTTCCTAGGCTATGGGCTTGTCTACTGTATATATGTAGCTTTAACATCATTGAAATACTTCATCTCATTTTGGTCT GGTGGGGTAGGTAGCAACATGGGCAAGTTCCACGTGCTATTCCTGTTCTTCGTGGCCGTCATGTTTGCCATCAGTTTGGTGTCCCTATTCGGCTACCACTGCTACCTTACAGCCAAAAATAGATCAACACTag AATCGTTTAGATCCCCAATATTCCAGTCGGGCCCAGACAAAAATGGCTTCAGCCTGGGCAAATTCAACAACTTTATAGAAATATTTGGGGAGAATAAGAAGTTGTGGTTTATTCCCGTTTTTACAGG TGAGGGCGATGGGGTGAGCTTCCAAACAAGCCCGGCTAACGCTAGCTCCTCGAGCTCTTATCAAACCATGGGCACCACCACACCATCCACAATTCCAAG tgCTGGTGATGGTGTTACATTCCCAACACGGACCGTGGATCTGGACTCCGATGGCCTGCTGGCGGACAGACAGCGCTGGATGGAGGAGGGGGACCTAGACACACATATCAACAACGGTACGCCCACAAACCCCAGCAATG GTTACGGCTCAAACAGATACTTGTCCCATGATAGCTTATGA
- the LOC128228227 gene encoding palmitoyltransferase ZDHHC15B-like isoform X5, whose translation MAPSILRICCSAVRWTPVVFISAIVVWSYYAYVVQMCFLTVESIAERVIYLLLYHPLLVLFVWSYAKTIFTPVGVVPKKFFLPDHIADRLMRENETEQKNILIEFARNSNLPVQNRTHSGAPRYCEKCKCIKPDRCHHCSMCGTCVLKMDHHCPWVNNCVGFTTYKFFVMFLGYGLVYCIYVALTSLKYFISFWSGGVGSNMGKFHVLFLFFVAVMFAISLVSLFGYHCYLTAKNRSTLESFRSPIFQSGPDKNGFSLGKFNNFIEIFGENKKLWFIPVFTGAGDGVTFPTRTVDLDSDGLLADRQRWMEEGDLDTHINNGTPTNPSNGPDYISTSNQNLINHLEE comes from the exons GAATCTGTTGTTCCGCCGTCAGATGGACTCCTGTAGTGTTTATATCTGCCATAGTAGTGTGGTCCTACTATGCTTATGTTGTCCAAATGTGTTTCT TGACAGTTGAAAGCATAGCAGAAAGAG TGATCTACTTGCTGCTATACCATCCATTACTGGTGCTGTTTGTCTGGTCATACGCCAAAACCATCTTCACCCCTGTTGGAGTAGTACCAAAGAAG TTTTTCCTGCCAGACCACATTGCAGACAGATTGATGAGGGAAAACGAAACAGAGCAGAAAAACATACTGATAGAGTTTGCAAGGAATAGTAACTTGCCAGTCCAAAATAGAACACATTCAGGGG cgCCACGTTACTGTGAGAAGTGTAAGTGTATCAAGCCTGACCGCTGCCACCACTGTTCCATGTGCGGTACCTGTGTCCTCAAGATGGATCACCATTGTCCTTG ggTGAATAACTGTGTTGGATTTACCACCTACAAGTTTTTTGTGATGTTCCTAGGCTATGGGCTTGTCTACTGTATATATGTAGCTTTAACATCATTGAAATACTTCATCTCATTTTGGTCT GGTGGGGTAGGTAGCAACATGGGCAAGTTCCACGTGCTATTCCTGTTCTTCGTGGCCGTCATGTTTGCCATCAGTTTGGTGTCCCTATTCGGCTACCACTGCTACCTTACAGCCAAAAATAGATCAACACTag AATCGTTTAGATCCCCAATATTCCAGTCGGGCCCAGACAAAAATGGCTTCAGCCTGGGCAAATTCAACAACTTTATAGAAATATTTGGGGAGAATAAGAAGTTGTGGTTTATTCCCGTTTTTACAGG tgCTGGTGATGGTGTTACATTCCCAACACGGACCGTGGATCTGGACTCCGATGGCCTGCTGGCGGACAGACAGCGCTGGATGGAGGAGGGGGACCTAGACACACATATCAACAACGGTACGCCCACAAACCCCAGCAATG GCCCTGATTATATATCCACCTCTAATCAAAACCTGATAAACCACTTAGAGGAATGA
- the LOC128228227 gene encoding palmitoyltransferase ZDHHC15B-like isoform X3 gives MAPSILRICCSAVRWTPVVFISAIVVWSYYAYVVQMCFLTVESIAERVIYLLLYHPLLVLFVWSYAKTIFTPVGVVPKKFFLPDHIADRLMRENETEQKNILIEFARNSNLPVQNRTHSGAPRYCEKCKCIKPDRCHHCSMCGTCVLKMDHHCPWVNNCVGFTTYKFFVMFLGYGLVYCIYVALTSLKYFISFWSGGVGSNMGKFHVLFLFFVAVMFAISLVSLFGYHCYLTAKNRSTLESFRSPIFQSGPDKNGFSLGKFNNFIEIFGENKKLWFIPVFTGEGDGVSFQTSPANASSSSSYQTMGTTTPSTIPSAGDGVTFPTRTVDLDSDGLLADRQRWMEEGDLDTHINNGPDYISTSNQNLINHLEE, from the exons GAATCTGTTGTTCCGCCGTCAGATGGACTCCTGTAGTGTTTATATCTGCCATAGTAGTGTGGTCCTACTATGCTTATGTTGTCCAAATGTGTTTCT TGACAGTTGAAAGCATAGCAGAAAGAG TGATCTACTTGCTGCTATACCATCCATTACTGGTGCTGTTTGTCTGGTCATACGCCAAAACCATCTTCACCCCTGTTGGAGTAGTACCAAAGAAG TTTTTCCTGCCAGACCACATTGCAGACAGATTGATGAGGGAAAACGAAACAGAGCAGAAAAACATACTGATAGAGTTTGCAAGGAATAGTAACTTGCCAGTCCAAAATAGAACACATTCAGGGG cgCCACGTTACTGTGAGAAGTGTAAGTGTATCAAGCCTGACCGCTGCCACCACTGTTCCATGTGCGGTACCTGTGTCCTCAAGATGGATCACCATTGTCCTTG ggTGAATAACTGTGTTGGATTTACCACCTACAAGTTTTTTGTGATGTTCCTAGGCTATGGGCTTGTCTACTGTATATATGTAGCTTTAACATCATTGAAATACTTCATCTCATTTTGGTCT GGTGGGGTAGGTAGCAACATGGGCAAGTTCCACGTGCTATTCCTGTTCTTCGTGGCCGTCATGTTTGCCATCAGTTTGGTGTCCCTATTCGGCTACCACTGCTACCTTACAGCCAAAAATAGATCAACACTag AATCGTTTAGATCCCCAATATTCCAGTCGGGCCCAGACAAAAATGGCTTCAGCCTGGGCAAATTCAACAACTTTATAGAAATATTTGGGGAGAATAAGAAGTTGTGGTTTATTCCCGTTTTTACAGG TGAGGGCGATGGGGTGAGCTTCCAAACAAGCCCGGCTAACGCTAGCTCCTCGAGCTCTTATCAAACCATGGGCACCACCACACCATCCACAATTCCAAG tgCTGGTGATGGTGTTACATTCCCAACACGGACCGTGGATCTGGACTCCGATGGCCTGCTGGCGGACAGACAGCGCTGGATGGAGGAGGGGGACCTAGACACACATATCAACAACG GCCCTGATTATATATCCACCTCTAATCAAAACCTGATAAACCACTTAGAGGAATGA
- the LOC128228227 gene encoding palmitoyltransferase ZDHHC15B-like isoform X1, producing the protein MAPSILRICCSAVRWTPVVFISAIVVWSYYAYVVQMCFLTVESIAERVIYLLLYHPLLVLFVWSYAKTIFTPVGVVPKKFFLPDHIADRLMRENETEQKNILIEFARNSNLPVQNRTHSGAPRYCEKCKCIKPDRCHHCSMCGTCVLKMDHHCPWVNNCVGFTTYKFFVMFLGYGLVYCIYVALTSLKYFISFWSGGVGSNMGKFHVLFLFFVAVMFAISLVSLFGYHCYLTAKNRSTLESFRSPIFQSGPDKNGFSLGKFNNFIEIFGENKKLWFIPVFTGEGDGVSFQTSPANASSSSSYQTMGTTTPSTIPSAGDGVTFPTRTVDLDSDGLLADRQRWMEEGDLDTHINNGTPTNPSNGPDYISTSNQNLINHLEE; encoded by the exons GAATCTGTTGTTCCGCCGTCAGATGGACTCCTGTAGTGTTTATATCTGCCATAGTAGTGTGGTCCTACTATGCTTATGTTGTCCAAATGTGTTTCT TGACAGTTGAAAGCATAGCAGAAAGAG TGATCTACTTGCTGCTATACCATCCATTACTGGTGCTGTTTGTCTGGTCATACGCCAAAACCATCTTCACCCCTGTTGGAGTAGTACCAAAGAAG TTTTTCCTGCCAGACCACATTGCAGACAGATTGATGAGGGAAAACGAAACAGAGCAGAAAAACATACTGATAGAGTTTGCAAGGAATAGTAACTTGCCAGTCCAAAATAGAACACATTCAGGGG cgCCACGTTACTGTGAGAAGTGTAAGTGTATCAAGCCTGACCGCTGCCACCACTGTTCCATGTGCGGTACCTGTGTCCTCAAGATGGATCACCATTGTCCTTG ggTGAATAACTGTGTTGGATTTACCACCTACAAGTTTTTTGTGATGTTCCTAGGCTATGGGCTTGTCTACTGTATATATGTAGCTTTAACATCATTGAAATACTTCATCTCATTTTGGTCT GGTGGGGTAGGTAGCAACATGGGCAAGTTCCACGTGCTATTCCTGTTCTTCGTGGCCGTCATGTTTGCCATCAGTTTGGTGTCCCTATTCGGCTACCACTGCTACCTTACAGCCAAAAATAGATCAACACTag AATCGTTTAGATCCCCAATATTCCAGTCGGGCCCAGACAAAAATGGCTTCAGCCTGGGCAAATTCAACAACTTTATAGAAATATTTGGGGAGAATAAGAAGTTGTGGTTTATTCCCGTTTTTACAGG TGAGGGCGATGGGGTGAGCTTCCAAACAAGCCCGGCTAACGCTAGCTCCTCGAGCTCTTATCAAACCATGGGCACCACCACACCATCCACAATTCCAAG tgCTGGTGATGGTGTTACATTCCCAACACGGACCGTGGATCTGGACTCCGATGGCCTGCTGGCGGACAGACAGCGCTGGATGGAGGAGGGGGACCTAGACACACATATCAACAACGGTACGCCCACAAACCCCAGCAATG GCCCTGATTATATATCCACCTCTAATCAAAACCTGATAAACCACTTAGAGGAATGA
- the LOC128228227 gene encoding palmitoyltransferase ZDHHC15B-like isoform X6, translating to MAPSILRICCSAVRWTPVVFISAIVVWSYYAYVVQMCFLTVESIAERVIYLLLYHPLLVLFVWSYAKTIFTPVGVVPKKFFLPDHIADRLMRENETEQKNILIEFARNSNLPVQNRTHSGAPRYCEKCKCIKPDRCHHCSMCGTCVLKMDHHCPWVNNCVGFTTYKFFVMFLGYGLVYCIYVALTSLKYFISFWSGGVGSNMGKFHVLFLFFVAVMFAISLVSLFGYHCYLTAKNRSTLESFRSPIFQSGPDKNGFSLGKFNNFIEIFGENKKLWFIPVFTGAGDGVTFPTRTVDLDSDGLLADRQRWMEEGDLDTHINNGPDYISTSNQNLINHLEE from the exons GAATCTGTTGTTCCGCCGTCAGATGGACTCCTGTAGTGTTTATATCTGCCATAGTAGTGTGGTCCTACTATGCTTATGTTGTCCAAATGTGTTTCT TGACAGTTGAAAGCATAGCAGAAAGAG TGATCTACTTGCTGCTATACCATCCATTACTGGTGCTGTTTGTCTGGTCATACGCCAAAACCATCTTCACCCCTGTTGGAGTAGTACCAAAGAAG TTTTTCCTGCCAGACCACATTGCAGACAGATTGATGAGGGAAAACGAAACAGAGCAGAAAAACATACTGATAGAGTTTGCAAGGAATAGTAACTTGCCAGTCCAAAATAGAACACATTCAGGGG cgCCACGTTACTGTGAGAAGTGTAAGTGTATCAAGCCTGACCGCTGCCACCACTGTTCCATGTGCGGTACCTGTGTCCTCAAGATGGATCACCATTGTCCTTG ggTGAATAACTGTGTTGGATTTACCACCTACAAGTTTTTTGTGATGTTCCTAGGCTATGGGCTTGTCTACTGTATATATGTAGCTTTAACATCATTGAAATACTTCATCTCATTTTGGTCT GGTGGGGTAGGTAGCAACATGGGCAAGTTCCACGTGCTATTCCTGTTCTTCGTGGCCGTCATGTTTGCCATCAGTTTGGTGTCCCTATTCGGCTACCACTGCTACCTTACAGCCAAAAATAGATCAACACTag AATCGTTTAGATCCCCAATATTCCAGTCGGGCCCAGACAAAAATGGCTTCAGCCTGGGCAAATTCAACAACTTTATAGAAATATTTGGGGAGAATAAGAAGTTGTGGTTTATTCCCGTTTTTACAGG tgCTGGTGATGGTGTTACATTCCCAACACGGACCGTGGATCTGGACTCCGATGGCCTGCTGGCGGACAGACAGCGCTGGATGGAGGAGGGGGACCTAGACACACATATCAACAACG GCCCTGATTATATATCCACCTCTAATCAAAACCTGATAAACCACTTAGAGGAATGA